TTTATGACACTGGCGTGAATTTTGCGCATTGACGCTAAGCGGTAATCAGGGTATTCGTTATCTGTGGTTGCACATTTTGTAATCACTGTTTTCTTTTCCACCAGATCAAATAATGAGGGAAACGAGGCATGAAGAGACAGAAACGAGATCGCCTTGAAAGGGCTCATCAACGTGGTTATCAGGCTGGCATCGCCGGACGTTCTAAAGAAATGTGTCCCTATCAGACCATTAATCAAAGGTCGCAATGGTTAGGGGGCTGGCGAGAAGCCATCGGAGACAGGGCAGTACTTGCTTGATAGCGTCTCTTTAAAAAAAGAAACCTCCGCAGTGCGGAGGTTTCGCCGTTTTATGCTTGTGTAAAAGCAAAAATCAGAATGCGGAAGTGTCCTGGAACAGGCCCACTTTCAGATCATTAGCCGTGTAGATCTGACGACCGTCGACCAGCACTTCGCCATCCGCCAGGCCCATGATCAGGCGACGGTTAACAATGCGTTTGAAGTGAATACGGTAGGTCACTTTTTTCGCGGTCGGCAGAACCTGACCGGTGAATTTCACTTCGCCAACGCCCAGGGCGCGGCCTTTGCCTTCGCCACCCAGCCAGCCGAGGTAGAAACCAACCAGCTGCCACATCGCGTCCAGACCCAGGCAGCCTGGCATCACCGGATCGCCAATAAAGTGGCAACCAAAGAACCACAGGTCCGGATTGATATCGAGCTCTGCTTCTACGTAACCCTTATCGAAGTTGCCGCCGGTTTCCGTCATCTTCACGACACGGTCCATCATCAGCATGTTCGGGGCCGGTAACTGCGGGCCTTTCGCGCCAAACAGTTCACCGCGACCAGAGGCAAGAAGATCTTCTTTTGTATAGGATTCGCGTTTATCTACCATGTTCTCAGTATGCCTTATTTTAGTGAAGGACGCAGGATAGCTAACACGTGTACGCTGAACAAGTCCGATCAGTTTGGCGTGAACCAGTTCAACCAGCGTAACGGCCAGGGATAACGATGGCGTGCTTCCTGCTGTGTTGCCTGCGCAATACGCTCCTGGATGGTATGCATCAGCGTTGTCTGCCCTTCGGCATCCCACTCCAGGTTTGTCAGTAAGGGTAGCGCATCTGCAATATCTTCGATCGCCCAGAGGCTGAATTGTTCCTCTTCTACCGCGGTCAGCAGCTCCTGGCTGAGGCTGAGATGACGAACGTTCGGCAGGGGAATAATGACGCCCTGTTTACCGCTCAGCCCGCGCTGCTGGCAGACGGTAAAGAAGCCTTCGATCTTCTCGTTCAGACCGCCGACCGGCTGCGCGCGACCAAACTGATCCACCGAACCGGTAATGGCAATGCTCTGATTCACCGGCACATCGGCCAGGGCGCTAATTAACGCACAGAGTTCTGCCATCGAGGCGCTGTCGCCATCGACTTCGCTGTAAGACTGTTCAAAGGTCAGGGAGGCGGTGAAGGGGATCTGCTGCTCAAGCTGCAGTTCCGACATCAGATAAGCCTGCATAATCATCATGCCCTTGGCGTGAATGTTCCCGCCCAGCTCGGCTTTACGTTCCACGTCGATAAACTCACCGTCACCGATGTGCACGACGCAGCTGATACGAGACGGCTCGCCAAAGGCGCGCGGATGGCCAGGGAACTCAATCACCGACAGGGCGTTGATCTGTCCGACGCGTTCACCTTCGGTTTCGACCAGGATCTGCTCCAGCAGGATCTCGTCCTGCATGCGATCCGCAAGGTAGCCTTCGCGCCACTCTCGCTGCACCAGCATCTGGGAGAGCTGTTCGCCGGTAATAGTGTCGTCTTCGGTCATGGCCGCAGCTTCACGCAGCTGCTTACCCAGCCAGAGGGGACAAAGCGGCAGGGTCTCCTGATCGCCAGTGTAGCGCACCGCTTCGCGGATCAGCACCGGCCAGGCATCTGCCGCCAGGGTTGGCAGCTGCGCGCGTTCACAGACGGCATGTACCCACTGGAGCCATTGCAGCATATCTTCGGCGTCCGCGATCTGCGTGCTGTCTTCAAACTCGCTGTATACCACCTGGTCGGCCAGCTCGGGTTCCATCTCTTGGAAATCGGCCAGCGCTTCGCGATCGCCAATCAGCACCACTTTCAGGGAGAGCGGCATAGAAGGCACGGCGACCGGAAGAGGGCGTGACTCATCATAGGCTACCCAGTCAAAGCGCTGCTGGCTGACGCTGTTTTTCAGGCGCATCCACAGCAGAGGCTGGGCCAGAAGCGTGCGCAGGGAGATGAGCAACACGCCGCCGTTGGCCTGATGAACCAGGCCGGGATGCAGGGTCAGCTCGCCGTTAAACTGGCGCAGGCAGCCAAACAGCTGTTCTGCTTCTGTCCAGCCCGCCGGGACAATGTTGCCTGTGACCGCAAAACGGCCATCGGGTACGGTTGCCGGTTCAAAGGTAACAGTACGGCCGTCAATGCTGTACTCACCCCCAAAGACCGTCCCGGTTTCTGGTTGCAGCTGCCGCATGGCATCCGCCAGAAGACTCAGGTACTCCGCTTCGTCTGGCGCTTTCAACAACATGAATGGTGAGGTTGCCCACGGGCTTAACACCTGCTCCAGTGCGTAATGCAAGCGGGGCTGTGTGTCGCTGAGGATATATTCGTGTTCTTTCGCGAGATCTGGCTGTGCAAACAGTTCCTGATAGCTATCGGTATCCGGAACCAGGTCACGCCATGCAAGTTTCGTAATGGTCAAAGTTGATGTTTTTTAGTCAGAAGTAAAACGATGGAGTATACCGTAAGGCGCAGGCTCTGCCCATGAGGGAATGGGCGTTTCCGGAGATGAATGCATCGCCGCGTATCACAGGATATGATTTCTTTTCAGCAGATTGCCAAAAAACTGATA
This Leclercia sp. S52 DNA region includes the following protein-coding sequences:
- a CDS encoding Lon protease family protein, producing the protein MTITKLAWRDLVPDTDSYQELFAQPDLAKEHEYILSDTQPRLHYALEQVLSPWATSPFMLLKAPDEAEYLSLLADAMRQLQPETGTVFGGEYSIDGRTVTFEPATVPDGRFAVTGNIVPAGWTEAEQLFGCLRQFNGELTLHPGLVHQANGGVLLISLRTLLAQPLLWMRLKNSVSQQRFDWVAYDESRPLPVAVPSMPLSLKVVLIGDREALADFQEMEPELADQVVYSEFEDSTQIADAEDMLQWLQWVHAVCERAQLPTLAADAWPVLIREAVRYTGDQETLPLCPLWLGKQLREAAAMTEDDTITGEQLSQMLVQREWREGYLADRMQDEILLEQILVETEGERVGQINALSVIEFPGHPRAFGEPSRISCVVHIGDGEFIDVERKAELGGNIHAKGMMIMQAYLMSELQLEQQIPFTASLTFEQSYSEVDGDSASMAELCALISALADVPVNQSIAITGSVDQFGRAQPVGGLNEKIEGFFTVCQQRGLSGKQGVIIPLPNVRHLSLSQELLTAVEEEQFSLWAIEDIADALPLLTNLEWDAEGQTTLMHTIQERIAQATQQEARHRYPWPLRWLNWFTPN
- the rmf gene encoding ribosome modulation factor, yielding MKRQKRDRLERAHQRGYQAGIAGRSKEMCPYQTINQRSQWLGGWREAIGDRAVLA
- the fabA gene encoding bifunctional 3-hydroxydecanoyl-ACP dehydratase/trans-2-decenoyl-ACP isomerase produces the protein MVDKRESYTKEDLLASGRGELFGAKGPQLPAPNMLMMDRVVKMTETGGNFDKGYVEAELDINPDLWFFGCHFIGDPVMPGCLGLDAMWQLVGFYLGWLGGEGKGRALGVGEVKFTGQVLPTAKKVTYRIHFKRIVNRRLIMGLADGEVLVDGRQIYTANDLKVGLFQDTSAF